From Amyelois transitella isolate CPQ chromosome 4, ilAmyTran1.1, whole genome shotgun sequence, one genomic window encodes:
- the LOC132904346 gene encoding uncharacterized protein LOC132904346, which translates to MAAVNTSRRTIGQLLKQGWTEIPEVIASTGMALLGVGIGFYSCHLYEKDNGDNKRYKLTYVIMRPDDPKVKLIRKD; encoded by the coding sequence ATGGCTGCCGTCAATACATCGAGGCGAACCATCGGCCAGCTGCTAAAGCAGGGTTGGACTGAGATTCCTGAAGTGATTGCTTCTACGGGAATGGCGCTGCTCGGGGTTGGAATAGGATTTTACTCCTGCCACTTGTATGAGAAAGACAATGGAGACAATAAAAGATACAAACTCACCTACGTTATTATGAGGCCGGACGACCCAAAAGTTAAGCTGATAAGAAAGGACTAA